The stretch of DNA GCCCATGAAATAGACGACGCCGGCCGCCCCGTCCGCAATGTCGCCAATACCTTTGGCAAACCCGATGATGCGGATGGTGGTTTTATCGTCTTCAAACTTGCCGCGCAGTCCGATTTCAAGCTGATGGGCCAGTTCGATGTAATCCAGTCGCTCGCCCGTAATCGGGTTGATCTCTGCAAGTTCAAACCGGATGAGAACCGCGCTGTTGTCATGTGCCACATACTGGCCTGCAAATCCGCCGCGTACAGTGTCAACGCGAATGCGTTCAAGGGCTTCGGCAGTGATGCGTTCACGGGTCACGTTGGCAGGGATCAGGTTGTAGGCCTTGAAGCCTTCCTCATTGATTTCCATCACCCGCGTATTTGGGGTCCACATGGAGCGGATGGTGGCGCGGTCGACACCGGGCAAATAGAAAACTTCGTCAGAGATATCGTAGTAGCGCTGGAAAAATTCCGGCGTCCACACGTCCCCGTCATTGGCCTCGACCGCCACGATCACCGCATTGGCACCAGGAAGCTTCTCCCGGTAATCCGAAAAGGTCTCGATATAGGGATGCTCGGATGGCAACTGCTTCAGGAAGCCGGCATCGATTGCCAGCCCACTTGCCAGATATCCACTGATAAGCGTCAGGAGAACGAAGAAACCAAGAATGGTTCCACGAAAGGCGAACAAAAATCGTTCAGCCCCAGCAACAAACCCGGCGAGGGGACCCGGCGAAGCGGAAGAAGGCGACATAAGCATCCTCGAGGAAAATTGGCGGAGACCGTCCGCTCCTTATGTGCTCGCATATCGCAGACGCCGTCACAAGACCCGCACATCATCTGGAGTTTTGCGCGCACCTCAGATTCATGGCCAACTGGCTGGGAAACATGATTCTTAACCATGCTTGGGAGGCGGCGCATCATGGCTGATGACGACGCAACAAACGGCCAGCTCATTGCCGCCATGACGGCGCTCCTGCCACCCCTGTTGGCTGCCATGGACACATTGGACTACGTCGCCCGCAAGCTGCACCCGCCACAAGTAGATGACTTGATTAGCCATGTTGCAGGTGTGGATATGGCAGTGAGGGACGCTCGGCCGCAATTCGAAGCAGCTCCCTGGCCTGAACATCTCTTTCCAGTGCGCGACAGGGTGCTCAAGGCAGCCGAAGAAGTTCTCATGGCCTATGGCGAACTCGCGGCAGCCGGCAATGCGGAGAACGCCATTCTTGAATGTTACAAATCCCTGCGCCACGCATCGCGGGCCAGTGAGGCAATCTACCCCGTCTCCGCCATTCTGCCTCCCGTCAGCCGGTTCTTTCTGGAAGCCTCCGTGCGGGACAACAAGGAAAAGATCGAGGCACTCTCGTCTGGCGCAGACAGGGACAATACGGGCGTCATCGAAGCCAGCAACGCGCGCGACCAGCGCGGAGGGTTTTCTCTTTATGTGCCGGAGGACTATGACGAGGCACGCGCCTACCCGGTCATCATGGCGCTGCACGGCGGTTCAGGCCATGGCAGGGCATTTTTGTGGACATGGCTGCGCGAAGCCAGAAGCCGCGGCGCCATCCTCATATCGCCAACGTCCCGCGGCGACACCTGGTCACTGATGGGCCCGGACGAAGACACGCCCAACCTGGAAGCGATGCTTACTCATGTGCGCGAACGCTGGAACATCAACCCTGCAAAAATGCTGCTCACCGGCATGAGCGACGGCGGCACATTCTCCTATGTGACGGGCCTGCGTGACGAAAGCCCCTTCACTCACCTCGCCCCCATGTCGACAGCCTTTCACCCCATGCTGGGTGAGATGGCCTCACCCGGGCGCCTCAAGGACCTGCCCGTTTATGTCATTCACGGAGCGCTGGACTGGATGTTCCCATCCAAGTTTGCGGAAATGGCCGCACAGACACTCACCGCAGGCGGCGCCAACGTGGAACTGGAAATACTGGCCGACCTGTCTCACACCTATCCGCGTGAAATGAATGCGCGCGTGATGGACTGGTTCTTGTCCTAAGCCCCAAAAACAAAAACGCCGCAGCTCCTGTAGGAGGCTGCGGCGTTTTCATATCGGATAGCATCCGGCTTATTTCGGAATACGCACTGGCATGTAGGTGTAACCCTTCACGAAGCAGCCCGGTGAGCGTGTCGGCTCGGCCATGAGTTCGATCTTCGGGAACCGCTTCAGGATTTCTTCCCACAGGATCATGATCTGCAACTCGCCAAGACGGTTGCCAACGCAGCGGTGAATGCCATAGCCGAATGACATCTGACGACGGGCATTCGCGCGATCAATGATCACATCATTCGCGTTTTCAAAAACCGTCTTGTCGCGATTGCCTGACACGTACCACATGGCAACCTTGTCGCCCTTCTTGATCATCTTGCCGCCAAGCTCGAAGTCTTCAAGCGCGGTGCGGCGCATGTGAGCAAGCGGTGTCTGCCAGCGGATGATTTCAGATGACAGGTTGGGGATCAGACCCGGGTCAG from Pyruvatibacter sp. HU-CL02332 encodes:
- a CDS encoding phospholipase translates to MADDDATNGQLIAAMTALLPPLLAAMDTLDYVARKLHPPQVDDLISHVAGVDMAVRDARPQFEAAPWPEHLFPVRDRVLKAAEEVLMAYGELAAAGNAENAILECYKSLRHASRASEAIYPVSAILPPVSRFFLEASVRDNKEKIEALSSGADRDNTGVIEASNARDQRGGFSLYVPEDYDEARAYPVIMALHGGSGHGRAFLWTWLREARSRGAILISPTSRGDTWSLMGPDEDTPNLEAMLTHVRERWNINPAKMLLTGMSDGGTFSYVTGLRDESPFTHLAPMSTAFHPMLGEMASPGRLKDLPVYVIHGALDWMFPSKFAEMAAQTLTAGGANVELEILADLSHTYPREMNARVMDWFLS